In Microbulbifer celer, a single window of DNA contains:
- the atpD gene encoding F0F1 ATP synthase subunit beta, translating to MSNGQIVQVIGAVIDVEFPRDAVPNVYDALQVEEKNLTLEVQQQLGDGIVRAIAMGSSEGVSRGLAVKNTGAPVSVPVGTETLGRIMDVLGNPIDECGPIGGEGAQVERASIHREPPSYEEQSSSTELLETGIKVIDLVCPFAKGGKVGLFGGAGVGKTVNMMELINNIATEHSGLSVFAGVGERTREGNDFYHEMQEANVVNVEDFGKSKVAMVYGQMNEPPGNRLRVALTGLTMAEKFRDEGRDVLLFVDNIYRYTLAGTEVSALLGRMPSAVGYQPTLAEEMGVLQERITSTKTGSITSIQAVYVPADDLTDPSPATTFAHLDSTVTLSRDIASKGIYPAVDPLDSTSRQLDPLVIGQEHYDTARGVQTVLQRYKELKDIIAILGMDELSEEDKQTVARARKIERFLSQPFHVAEVFTGAPGKYVSLKETIRGFQGILNGDYDHLPEQAFYMVGTIDEAVEKANKK from the coding sequence ATGAGTAACGGGCAAATTGTGCAAGTTATCGGCGCGGTCATCGACGTGGAATTCCCGCGCGACGCCGTACCGAATGTATACGACGCACTGCAGGTTGAGGAAAAGAACCTCACCCTGGAAGTGCAGCAGCAGCTGGGCGACGGTATCGTACGTGCCATCGCCATGGGTTCTTCCGAAGGTGTGAGCCGCGGTCTCGCGGTGAAAAACACCGGCGCGCCGGTTTCCGTACCGGTCGGTACCGAAACCCTCGGCCGCATCATGGACGTACTGGGTAACCCCATCGACGAATGTGGCCCCATCGGTGGTGAGGGCGCTCAGGTTGAGCGCGCCTCCATTCACCGCGAGCCCCCCAGCTACGAAGAGCAGTCCAGCTCCACCGAGCTGCTGGAGACCGGCATCAAGGTAATCGACCTGGTATGTCCGTTCGCCAAGGGTGGTAAGGTTGGTCTGTTCGGTGGTGCCGGTGTTGGTAAAACCGTAAACATGATGGAGCTCATCAACAACATCGCCACCGAGCACAGCGGTCTGTCCGTGTTCGCGGGTGTGGGTGAGCGTACTCGTGAAGGTAATGACTTCTACCACGAGATGCAGGAAGCCAACGTTGTAAACGTTGAAGACTTCGGCAAATCCAAGGTAGCGATGGTTTACGGCCAGATGAATGAGCCGCCCGGTAACCGTCTGCGTGTTGCCCTGACCGGTCTGACCATGGCGGAGAAATTCCGTGATGAGGGCCGTGACGTACTGCTGTTCGTCGATAACATCTACCGTTACACCCTGGCCGGTACCGAAGTATCCGCACTGCTCGGCCGTATGCCGTCTGCGGTAGGTTACCAGCCGACCCTGGCGGAAGAGATGGGCGTGCTGCAGGAGCGGATTACCTCCACCAAGACCGGCTCCATCACCTCCATCCAGGCGGTATACGTACCGGCGGACGACCTTACTGACCCGTCCCCCGCTACTACCTTCGCGCACTTGGACTCCACGGTAACCCTGAGCCGCGATATCGCGTCCAAAGGTATTTACCCTGCGGTCGACCCGCTGGACTCCACCTCCCGCCAGCTGGATCCGCTGGTCATCGGTCAGGAGCACTACGACACCGCGCGTGGCGTACAGACTGTTCTGCAGCGTTATAAAGAGCTGAAGGACATCATCGCCATCCTGGGTATGGACGAGCTGTCTGAAGAAGACAAGCAGACCGTAGCCCGCGCGCGTAAGATCGAGCGCTTCCTGTCTCAGCCGTTCCACGTAGCCGAAGTATTTACCGGTGCACCGGGCAAATACGTTTCCCTGAAAGAAACCATCCGTGGTTTCCAGGGCATCCTGAACGGTGACTACGACCACCTGCCAGAGCAGGCCTTCTACATGGTCGGCACCATCGACGAAGCCGTCGAGAAAGCCAACAAGAAGTAA
- the atpA gene encoding F0F1 ATP synthase subunit alpha, which produces MQQLNPSEISEIIKSRIDNLDVSTEAQNEGTIVSVSDGIIRIHGLADVMYGEMIEFEGSVYGMALNLERDSVGAIVLGDYKTLAEGQKCRCTGRILETPVGPELLGRVVDALGNPIDGKGPLNAKLTDAVEKVAPGVIARQSVDQPVQTGLKAVDTMIPIGRGQRELIIGDRQIGKTAVAIDAIINQKNSGIKCIYVAIGQKQSSIANVVRKLEEHGAMDHTIVVNAGAADPAAMQYLAPYVGCTMGEYFRDRGEDALIIYDDLTKQAWAYRQISLLLKRPPGREAYPGDVFYLHSRLLERAARVNAEYVEQFTNGEVKGKTGSLTALPIIETQAGDVSAFVPTNVISITDGQIFLETDLFNSGVRPAINPGISVSRVGGSAQTKVIKKLSGGIRTALAQYRELAAFSQFASDLDEATKAQLDHGERVTELMKQKQYSPLSIAEMAVSVYAADKGYLNDVEVNKVLDFESALLAYMNSEHAELMEQVNSTGNYNDEIDSAFKAAIEKFVATGSW; this is translated from the coding sequence ATGCAGCAACTGAATCCCTCTGAGATCAGTGAAATTATCAAGAGCCGCATCGACAATCTCGATGTGAGCACCGAGGCCCAGAACGAGGGCACCATTGTTTCCGTATCCGACGGTATCATCCGCATCCACGGCCTGGCCGACGTGATGTACGGTGAAATGATCGAGTTTGAAGGTAGCGTCTACGGTATGGCGCTGAACCTGGAGCGCGATTCTGTTGGTGCGATCGTACTGGGTGACTACAAGACGCTGGCGGAAGGCCAGAAGTGTCGTTGCACCGGCCGCATTCTGGAAACCCCGGTGGGCCCGGAACTGCTGGGCCGTGTAGTAGACGCCCTGGGTAACCCCATCGACGGTAAAGGTCCGCTGAATGCCAAGCTGACCGACGCCGTAGAAAAGGTTGCTCCCGGCGTAATCGCCCGTCAGTCCGTTGATCAGCCGGTACAGACCGGTCTGAAAGCGGTCGATACCATGATCCCGATCGGTCGTGGCCAGCGTGAGCTGATCATTGGCGACCGTCAGATCGGTAAAACGGCGGTGGCAATCGACGCGATCATCAACCAGAAAAATTCTGGTATTAAATGTATCTACGTTGCCATCGGCCAGAAGCAGTCTTCCATCGCCAACGTTGTGCGCAAGTTGGAAGAGCACGGTGCTATGGATCACACCATCGTGGTTAACGCCGGCGCCGCCGACCCGGCCGCGATGCAGTACCTGGCGCCGTACGTCGGCTGCACCATGGGCGAATACTTCCGTGATCGCGGCGAAGACGCCCTGATCATTTACGATGACCTGACCAAGCAGGCCTGGGCCTACCGTCAGATCTCCCTGCTGCTGAAGCGTCCTCCGGGCCGTGAAGCCTACCCCGGTGACGTTTTCTACTTGCACTCCCGCCTGCTTGAGCGCGCCGCGCGTGTAAACGCCGAATACGTAGAACAGTTCACCAACGGTGAAGTGAAAGGCAAAACCGGTTCCCTGACCGCGCTGCCGATCATTGAAACCCAGGCGGGTGACGTTTCCGCATTCGTACCGACCAACGTAATTTCCATTACCGATGGTCAGATCTTCCTGGAAACCGACCTGTTCAACTCCGGTGTGCGTCCGGCGATCAACCCCGGTATTTCCGTATCCCGTGTTGGTGGTTCCGCACAGACCAAGGTCATCAAGAAACTGTCCGGTGGTATCCGTACCGCGCTGGCACAGTACCGCGAACTGGCGGCTTTCTCCCAGTTTGCCTCCGACCTGGACGAAGCCACCAAGGCCCAGCTGGACCACGGTGAGCGCGTAACCGAGCTGATGAAGCAGAAGCAGTACTCTCCGCTGTCTATCGCCGAGATGGCTGTTTCCGTTTACGCCGCTGACAAGGGTTACCTGAACGACGTTGAAGTCAATAAAGTGCTGGACTTCGAATCCGCCCTGCTCGCTTACATGAACAGCGAACATGCAGAGCTGATGGAGCAGGTAAACAGCACCGGTAACTACAACGACGAAATCGACAGCGCCTTCAAGGCCGCGATCGAGAAATTCGTCGCTACCGGTAGCTGGTAA
- a CDS encoding tetratricopeptide repeat protein, whose product MKSAIRKALAASVIPILLSLSGGSASAATGWHEYNSEHFTVYSDVSEHKVHQLMRDLERFRRAALAFTGQEELPENRNLRVFHFRDTAEFARFSGDRKIAGFYRETWQGPIIFSRDGDHGISGSGLIFHEYVHHLMRERSGMTYPRWYAEGFAELLASAELQEKSVLIGGVPQWRLSAWATEDPLTIEQLLVPDPANHASGDSGRYWNNYYASAWLMTHYLQLGHNAGHEDYRGATNNYLQAVAAGENPLKIFPEHFGKPIGEIQREIQRYMQDDIARHRLTVPRYDYSIPRRGLTKNERLFLLADEAVDAGNLNLAMEYLQQSEKHGLGWQENLSAMAVVKAREKNFTVGEKVMEEIGEYGQISHLTAANTAQFHLLKLQSLSATRKWNDDDYQAAVRYAKIAVQTGPHYLPGYRTLWTAYQLKGKSEAALQIMLSAYQQEPNHLNLNASIGFYLAHLGKNALAREYLERVVAWSHSQDLRSKAEDILRRTN is encoded by the coding sequence GTGAAAAGCGCTATCCGTAAAGCTCTTGCCGCCAGCGTGATACCGATACTGCTATCCCTGTCTGGTGGTTCGGCTTCGGCCGCCACCGGCTGGCACGAATACAACTCGGAGCACTTTACGGTTTACTCCGATGTCTCCGAGCACAAAGTGCATCAACTGATGCGCGATCTGGAGCGCTTCCGGCGCGCGGCGCTGGCCTTTACCGGGCAGGAAGAACTACCGGAAAACCGTAACCTGCGGGTATTCCATTTTCGGGATACAGCGGAGTTCGCGCGCTTCTCTGGAGATCGCAAGATCGCCGGATTCTACCGCGAAACCTGGCAGGGGCCGATCATATTCTCCCGCGATGGCGATCACGGCATTTCCGGGTCCGGGTTGATCTTCCACGAATATGTCCATCACCTGATGCGCGAGCGCAGTGGCATGACCTACCCCCGCTGGTATGCGGAAGGGTTTGCCGAGCTACTGGCCAGCGCGGAACTGCAGGAAAAGAGTGTATTGATTGGCGGGGTTCCCCAGTGGCGACTGAGTGCCTGGGCCACAGAAGACCCGCTTACCATTGAACAGTTACTGGTTCCCGATCCTGCGAACCACGCCAGCGGCGACAGCGGCCGCTACTGGAACAACTACTATGCCAGCGCCTGGCTGATGACTCACTACCTGCAGCTGGGACATAACGCTGGTCACGAAGATTACCGCGGAGCCACGAATAATTATTTACAGGCGGTGGCTGCGGGAGAAAACCCGCTGAAAATTTTTCCCGAGCATTTCGGCAAACCGATTGGCGAAATCCAGCGGGAAATCCAGCGGTATATGCAGGACGACATCGCCCGCCATCGCTTGACGGTGCCCCGCTACGACTACTCCATTCCCCGTCGCGGCCTCACCAAAAACGAGCGCCTTTTTTTGCTCGCGGATGAAGCGGTGGATGCGGGCAACCTGAATCTGGCCATGGAATATCTGCAGCAGAGTGAAAAGCACGGACTCGGCTGGCAGGAAAACCTGAGCGCGATGGCCGTGGTCAAAGCGCGAGAAAAAAATTTTACCGTGGGCGAAAAAGTGATGGAGGAGATCGGTGAATACGGTCAGATCAGCCATCTCACCGCCGCCAATACCGCGCAGTTTCATCTGCTGAAACTGCAGTCACTTTCTGCGACGCGCAAGTGGAACGACGACGATTATCAGGCGGCGGTCAGATACGCAAAAATTGCAGTGCAGACGGGCCCGCATTACCTGCCGGGATATCGCACCCTGTGGACCGCCTATCAACTGAAAGGCAAAAGCGAAGCCGCGCTACAGATTATGCTGAGCGCCTATCAGCAGGAACCCAATCACCTGAACTTGAATGCGTCGATCGGTTTCTATCTGGCACACCTGGGGAAAAATGCCCTGGCCCGGGAATACCTGGAGCGTGTGGTGGCCTGGTCGCATTCACAGGATTTGCGCAGCAAAGCCGAAGATATTCTGCGCCGAACTAATTAG
- a CDS encoding F0F1 ATP synthase subunit epsilon: MAMTVHCDIVSAEESLFSGLVKMVIVSGVEGEIGISYGHAQLLTHLKPGPVRIIKDNGDEEVLFLSGGYAEIQPNMVTILADLAEREIDEDAAKKAREEAEHALRSAPADIDYARISAQLAEAEARLRTMQAIRRAAGK; this comes from the coding sequence ATGGCTATGACAGTACATTGCGACATTGTTAGCGCAGAGGAATCCCTCTTCTCGGGTCTGGTGAAGATGGTGATTGTCAGCGGCGTGGAAGGGGAAATCGGTATTTCCTACGGTCACGCACAGTTGCTCACCCACCTCAAGCCCGGCCCGGTTCGCATCATCAAAGACAATGGTGATGAAGAGGTGCTGTTCCTGAGTGGTGGCTACGCCGAAATCCAGCCGAACATGGTTACCATCCTCGCCGATCTCGCCGAGCGCGAAATCGACGAAGATGCCGCCAAAAAGGCCCGCGAAGAGGCGGAACACGCCCTGCGCAGTGCTCCGGCGGATATCGACTACGCCCGCATCTCCGCACAGCTGGCCGAAGCCGAAGCGCGCCTGCGCACCATGCAGGCAATCCGCAGAGCTGCCGGCAAGTAA
- the atpG gene encoding F0F1 ATP synthase subunit gamma produces the protein MAGGKEVRTKIASIKSTQKITSAMEMVAASKMRKAQDRMALGRPYASRIRAVIGHVANANAEYQHIYLQEREVKRVGYILVSTDRGLCGGLNINVFKAAIRDMQSWDEQGVGVDICAIGNKAASFFNNFGGNVVAAVRDLGDKPQAKQLIGSVKVMLDRFADGEIDRLYLVSNEFVNTMTQKPQVQQLLPLKRDEDEQLQHEWDYLYEPEPVELLDGLLSRYIESQVYQAVVENKACEQAARMIAMKSATDNAGELIDALQLVYNKARQAAITQELSEIVGGAAAV, from the coding sequence ATGGCAGGCGGAAAAGAAGTACGCACAAAAATTGCCAGCATCAAGAGCACGCAGAAAATCACCTCGGCCATGGAAATGGTTGCGGCGAGTAAAATGCGCAAAGCTCAAGATCGCATGGCACTGGGGCGCCCTTACGCAAGCCGCATCCGCGCCGTGATCGGCCATGTCGCCAATGCGAACGCGGAATACCAGCATATTTACCTGCAGGAGCGCGAAGTCAAGCGCGTGGGTTACATCCTGGTATCCACCGACCGCGGTCTTTGCGGTGGTCTGAACATCAACGTGTTCAAGGCGGCCATTCGCGACATGCAGTCCTGGGATGAACAGGGCGTTGGCGTGGATATCTGCGCGATCGGCAACAAGGCGGCCAGCTTTTTCAACAATTTCGGCGGTAATGTCGTGGCAGCAGTACGCGACCTGGGTGACAAACCCCAGGCCAAGCAGCTAATCGGCTCCGTCAAGGTAATGCTCGATCGTTTCGCCGACGGCGAAATCGACCGTCTGTATCTGGTGTCCAATGAGTTCGTGAACACCATGACGCAGAAGCCGCAGGTTCAGCAGTTGCTTCCGTTGAAAAGAGATGAAGACGAGCAACTGCAACACGAGTGGGACTACCTGTACGAGCCCGAGCCGGTCGAGCTTCTCGACGGCCTGCTGTCTCGCTACATCGAATCCCAGGTGTATCAGGCGGTAGTTGAAAACAAGGCCTGTGAACAGGCTGCACGTATGATTGCGATGAAGAGTGCCACCGACAACGCCGGTGAGCTGATCGACGCACTGCAGCTGGTTTACAACAAGGCGCGCCAGGCAGCCATTACGCAAGAGCTGTCTGAGATTGTTGGCGGCGCCGCGGCGGTCTGA
- a CDS encoding amidohydrolase family protein, giving the protein MIDKTQVSKLARLIGSAGFALTLPFAAQAEETNKDAEQWDVNKPPYEFKSIPLDTRETTWSNLDISPDGETIVFDMLGDIYAVSINGGEARAITGEIAWNTQPRFSPDGQSIVFVSDRDGADNIWVMDRDGSNLRQLTTEKENLVHAPSWSPDGQYLVARKGFMSGRSIPAGEIWMYHHGGGEGRQIKARIGGEIAQKNISDAVFSPDGRYIYYAIDTTAGTVWEYNKNSTQQIFAINRYDLQDGKEETFVSGPGGAIAPMPSPDGKQLAFIRRQDFTTSLFVKDLETGLEKPIYAGLERDLQETFGSHGNYVQYDWMPDGESLVVWSKGKFLRIAADGSSLDSGAGEIVAHIKTEKQVADAVRFPVDVAPEEFDVKMIRWAQKSPDGDQIAFQALGKIYVQDVDSGERRRLTRQNDHFEFYPSWSRDGRQITYVTWDDEELGHVRVVSARNGRGDNITSEPGLYVEPSFSPDGETVAYRRFTGGYLLSPEYSLEPGIYLADADGDWQRRIAKTGYEPHFGVDNDRIYFSEYVHADGGKRVFKSVDRNGKDEREHLHGAEITSFRLSPDSRWIAFTQDFKAYAAPFMPTGKSESIGPDASAVKVTQVSKRAGENLHWSADSQTLGWAHGPKLYQRALNEAFSFVDGAPEELPEPVSEGIDLSFPQAFASSDKLVALTGGTVVTMRDAEEQQEIIENGVVLFRGNRIVAVGASDSVEIPTGTQRIDVTGKTVLPGLIDAHAHGAQGREEIIPQQNWNLFSSLAFGVTTIHDPSNDSSEIFSAAEMQKAGIIDGPRIFSTGTILYGAKGPGYKAKINSLEDAEFHVSRLKEMGAISVKSYNQPRREQRQQVLEAGRKHGIMVVPEGGGKFQHNMNMIVDGHTGVEHSLPIANIYSDVQQMWGQTSVGYTPTFVVAYGGLSGEYYWYDRTEVWKNERLTRFTPDFIVNPRSIRRPTAPDHHYNHVDISAHAKQLRDRGVTVHIGAHGQREGLGAHWELWMMEQGGFTPWETFRAGTIDGARYLGLDKDLGSLEPGKLADIIVVDGNPLEDLRQSENVKYTVINGKVFDAATMNEVDGEERLAFFHERLPVSAMPTPTAEAIQEKQQRHHWVH; this is encoded by the coding sequence ATGATCGACAAGACCCAGGTCAGCAAACTGGCGCGCCTGATCGGTAGCGCCGGCTTTGCGCTGACCCTGCCGTTTGCCGCACAGGCGGAAGAGACCAACAAAGACGCCGAACAATGGGACGTCAACAAACCGCCCTACGAATTCAAATCCATTCCGCTGGATACCCGCGAAACCACCTGGAGTAACCTGGATATCAGCCCCGATGGTGAGACCATCGTTTTCGACATGCTGGGGGATATCTACGCGGTTTCCATCAACGGCGGCGAAGCGCGCGCGATCACCGGTGAAATCGCCTGGAACACCCAGCCCCGCTTCAGCCCCGATGGCCAATCCATCGTTTTCGTGAGCGACCGCGACGGTGCCGACAATATCTGGGTGATGGATCGCGATGGCAGCAATCTGCGCCAGCTGACCACAGAGAAGGAAAACCTGGTACACGCGCCCAGTTGGAGCCCCGACGGTCAGTACCTGGTGGCGCGCAAGGGTTTCATGTCCGGCCGCAGTATCCCCGCCGGTGAAATCTGGATGTACCACCACGGCGGAGGCGAAGGGCGTCAGATCAAGGCGCGGATTGGCGGCGAGATCGCACAGAAGAACATCTCCGACGCGGTGTTCTCCCCGGATGGCCGCTACATCTATTACGCCATCGACACCACTGCCGGCACCGTTTGGGAGTACAACAAGAACTCCACCCAGCAGATCTTCGCCATCAACCGCTACGACCTGCAAGACGGTAAGGAAGAAACCTTTGTATCCGGCCCCGGCGGCGCCATTGCGCCAATGCCGTCACCGGATGGCAAGCAACTGGCGTTTATCCGCCGTCAGGACTTCACCACATCACTGTTCGTGAAGGACCTGGAAACCGGCCTGGAGAAACCGATCTACGCCGGACTCGAACGCGACCTGCAGGAAACCTTCGGCTCCCATGGCAACTATGTGCAGTACGACTGGATGCCGGACGGCGAATCCCTGGTGGTGTGGAGCAAGGGCAAGTTCCTGCGCATTGCCGCCGACGGCAGCAGCCTGGATAGTGGTGCCGGTGAAATCGTCGCCCATATCAAAACCGAGAAGCAGGTGGCCGACGCGGTGCGTTTCCCGGTGGATGTGGCGCCGGAAGAGTTCGACGTGAAGATGATCCGCTGGGCGCAGAAATCTCCGGACGGGGATCAGATCGCGTTCCAGGCACTGGGTAAAATCTATGTACAGGACGTGGACAGCGGCGAACGTCGCCGTCTGACCCGCCAGAACGATCACTTCGAGTTCTACCCCAGCTGGTCCCGGGACGGTCGCCAGATCACCTATGTGACCTGGGACGATGAGGAACTGGGCCATGTGCGCGTGGTTTCCGCCCGCAACGGCCGCGGTGACAACATCACTAGTGAACCGGGCCTGTACGTGGAGCCGAGCTTCTCCCCGGATGGGGAGACTGTGGCCTATCGTCGCTTTACCGGCGGCTATCTGTTAAGCCCGGAATATTCCCTCGAGCCCGGCATCTATCTCGCGGACGCCGATGGCGACTGGCAGCGCCGTATCGCCAAAACTGGCTATGAGCCACACTTTGGCGTCGACAACGATCGCATCTACTTCTCCGAATACGTACACGCTGACGGCGGCAAGCGTGTATTCAAAAGTGTGGACCGCAACGGCAAGGACGAGCGCGAGCATTTACACGGTGCCGAGATCACCTCGTTCCGCCTGTCGCCGGACAGCCGCTGGATAGCCTTCACCCAGGACTTCAAGGCCTATGCGGCGCCGTTTATGCCCACCGGCAAGTCCGAGTCCATCGGCCCCGATGCCAGCGCGGTCAAAGTGACCCAGGTCTCCAAGCGCGCCGGCGAGAACCTGCACTGGTCCGCGGACAGCCAGACCCTGGGCTGGGCCCACGGTCCCAAACTGTACCAGCGCGCATTAAATGAAGCCTTCTCGTTTGTGGACGGCGCACCAGAGGAGCTGCCGGAGCCGGTGAGCGAGGGTATCGACCTCAGCTTCCCGCAAGCCTTTGCCAGCAGCGACAAGTTGGTGGCGCTGACCGGCGGCACCGTGGTGACCATGCGCGATGCGGAAGAGCAGCAGGAAATCATCGAAAACGGCGTGGTGCTGTTCCGTGGCAACCGTATTGTGGCGGTCGGCGCCAGTGACAGTGTGGAAATCCCCACCGGTACCCAGCGTATCGACGTTACCGGCAAGACGGTGCTGCCGGGCCTGATCGATGCCCACGCCCATGGCGCCCAGGGTCGCGAGGAAATCATTCCGCAGCAGAACTGGAACCTGTTCTCCAGCCTGGCGTTCGGTGTGACCACCATTCACGATCCGTCCAATGACAGCAGCGAGATCTTCTCCGCCGCGGAGATGCAGAAAGCGGGCATCATCGACGGGCCGCGCATCTTCTCCACCGGCACCATCCTCTACGGCGCCAAGGGCCCCGGCTACAAGGCCAAGATCAACAGCCTCGAAGACGCCGAGTTCCACGTCAGCCGCCTGAAGGAAATGGGGGCGATTTCCGTGAAGAGCTACAACCAGCCCAGGCGCGAACAACGCCAACAGGTACTGGAGGCCGGTCGCAAACACGGGATCATGGTGGTGCCGGAAGGTGGCGGTAAGTTCCAGCACAATATGAACATGATTGTGGACGGGCATACCGGTGTCGAGCACTCACTGCCTATCGCCAACATCTATTCCGATGTACAGCAAATGTGGGGACAGACCAGTGTCGGTTATACGCCGACTTTCGTGGTGGCCTACGGCGGTCTCTCCGGCGAATATTACTGGTACGACCGCACCGAGGTGTGGAAGAACGAGCGCCTGACCCGTTTCACCCCGGACTTTATCGTCAACCCGCGCTCCATCCGTCGCCCCACGGCGCCGGACCATCACTACAACCATGTGGATATTTCGGCCCACGCCAAGCAGTTGCGCGACAGGGGTGTCACCGTGCATATCGGCGCCCACGGCCAGCGTGAGGGCCTGGGTGCGCACTGGGAACTGTGGATGATGGAGCAGGGCGGTTTTACCCCGTGGGAAACCTTCCGCGCGGGTACCATCGACGGTGCACGCTATCTAGGATTGGACAAGGATCTGGGTAGCCTGGAACCCGGTAAGCTGGCGGATATCATCGTAGTGGATGGCAATCCGCTGGAAGATCTACGCCAATCGGAAAACGTGAAATACACCGTGATCAACGGCAAGGTATTCGACGCGGCCACCATGAACGAAGTGGATGGCGAGGAGCGCCTGGCGTTTTTCCACGAGCGCCTGCCGGTAAGTGCCATGCCAACACCGACTGCGGAAGCGATTCAGGAGAAGCAGCAGCGGCACCACTGGGTGCACTGA
- a CDS encoding patatin-like phospholipase family protein yields the protein MNAPEPVIGLALGSGAAKGFAHIGVLKVLDEMGIRPQVIAGTSMGAFVGAAYSAGCLDKLEEWVGLLDNWRVFSLLDINWSLSGGVIGGIKPFRAFFEGFEFENIEDLPIPFTAVATDLHSGQEIWLQQGSLQDAVSASCSIPGLLSPKALSGRWLVDGAVVNPVPVDVCRAMGATRVIAVDVTEDGAPLLQREQGEVKSVVSEKTGPDELSELESESSEMARVTREEKGISGNGLTRLLEQGKEQLTQFRELRNRPRVSPPGMFDTMHQAMDILERRHKRTKMAGSPPDVLIMPKVGEISGMEYARATEAVELGEREAWRVRTWIEDMVTG from the coding sequence GTGAACGCACCCGAACCGGTGATCGGTCTCGCCCTGGGCAGCGGTGCTGCCAAGGGGTTCGCACATATCGGTGTCCTGAAAGTGCTGGATGAAATGGGTATCCGCCCCCAGGTGATCGCCGGCACCTCCATGGGCGCTTTCGTCGGCGCGGCCTACTCCGCCGGTTGTCTCGACAAACTGGAAGAATGGGTGGGGTTGCTGGATAACTGGCGGGTTTTTTCATTGCTCGATATCAACTGGTCCCTGAGTGGCGGCGTTATCGGTGGCATCAAACCATTCCGCGCTTTTTTTGAGGGATTCGAGTTTGAGAATATCGAAGACCTCCCCATCCCCTTCACCGCCGTGGCCACGGACCTGCACAGTGGCCAGGAAATCTGGTTGCAGCAGGGCAGTCTGCAAGACGCGGTGAGCGCCTCCTGTTCCATTCCCGGACTGCTGTCGCCGAAGGCGCTTTCCGGACGCTGGCTGGTGGATGGTGCGGTGGTCAATCCGGTGCCTGTCGATGTCTGCCGGGCCATGGGAGCGACGCGGGTGATTGCGGTAGATGTTACGGAAGACGGGGCTCCCCTGTTACAGCGCGAGCAGGGGGAAGTGAAAAGTGTGGTCAGCGAGAAAACCGGGCCGGATGAGCTGAGCGAGCTGGAAAGTGAAAGCTCGGAAATGGCTCGGGTCACACGGGAGGAAAAAGGAATCAGCGGCAATGGCCTGACCCGCTTGCTGGAGCAGGGAAAAGAACAGCTCACCCAGTTCCGCGAACTGCGCAACCGTCCGCGCGTCTCGCCGCCGGGGATGTTCGACACCATGCACCAGGCGATGGATATTCTCGAGCGCCGCCACAAGCGTACCAAAATGGCCGGATCGCCTCCGGATGTGCTGATCATGCCCAAAGTGGGAGAGATCAGCGGAATGGAATACGCCCGTGCCACAGAGGCGGTCGAGCTTGGCGAGCGCGAGGCGTGGCGTGTGCGGACCTGGATTGAAGATATGGTGACGGGCTGA
- a CDS encoding F0F1 ATP synthase subunit delta, giving the protein MAELSTLARPYAKAAFAYAQQSSDLSGWSTALATAAAVSQNEKVGELLDNPQLTSEARAEKFLSVCGEGFDLSKQNFIKLLAENHRLSLLPEISELFEDLKAQAEATLEVEVTSARPLSDEQSQRLTLTLSKKFSREVHLHSAVDESLLGGAIIRAGDTVIDGTVRGRLAKLAEAMNS; this is encoded by the coding sequence ATGGCGGAACTCAGCACCCTGGCCCGGCCCTACGCAAAAGCGGCCTTTGCCTACGCACAGCAATCCTCCGACCTTTCCGGTTGGAGTACTGCTTTGGCAACCGCAGCGGCCGTCAGCCAGAACGAAAAAGTCGGCGAACTGTTGGATAACCCGCAGTTGACCAGTGAAGCGCGCGCGGAAAAATTCCTGTCTGTTTGTGGTGAAGGTTTTGATTTGTCCAAACAGAACTTCATCAAGCTGCTGGCGGAAAATCACCGCCTGTCGCTGCTGCCGGAAATTTCCGAACTGTTTGAAGACCTTAAGGCCCAGGCGGAAGCCACTCTGGAAGTGGAAGTTACCTCTGCCCGCCCTCTCAGCGACGAACAGTCCCAGCGCCTCACCCTGACTCTCAGCAAGAAGTTTTCCCGCGAAGTGCACCTGCACAGCGCGGTGGATGAAAGTCTGCTGGGCGGCGCGATCATTCGCGCCGGCGACACGGTAATCGACGGTACCGTGCGCGGTCGACTGGCCAAACTCGCCGAGGCGATGAACTCCTAA